TGACGGTGCTTGCACTTTCGCGTGCGGCTTTGAAACTGGTGGCCCGCCGGGCCAACCCCCCGTAGGTTTTCCCCCCTCAGCTGGGACAGGGATTGAATTCACCCAGGCTGTTGGCGGTAAAAAGGATGGTTGTTTCAGCCCCGGCCAGGGCCGGCGAAAAAAGGCCAAGGGCCAGGACAAGCCAGAGCGCGGCATGGACGCGTATGTGCACGGGAGCCTCTTCAGATCAGGGGTTTGAGGATTGGGCTGCGGGAGATGAGATCTTTGAGCCGGGTTCGGCGGTCCATGATCTTTTTTGCGATTTCTCGGATGTCCTGGGCAGCCTGGCAGCCGGGCGCGAATTTCAGCAGCGGGACCTGATGCCGGACGGACTCCGTGACCATGGGGTCGCGGTGCACCACGCCAAGCAGGCTGATGGGCAGATTCAGGAAATGCCCGCAGGCCTGGGCCAGACGCTCGAAGGCGTTTTTGGCCTCTTTGTGCGATTCGGCCATGTTTACGATGACCTGGAAATTCTTGATCTGATGCTGGGTGAAAAGCACCTTGATCAGGGCATAGCTGTCGGTCAGGGACGTGGGTTCAGGGGTGATGACCACGATCCGCTCCTGAGGCATGGCCGCGAATGAAAGCACCGTCGGGCTGATGCCGGCGCCCAGATCAAGGATCAGGAAGTTGTAGCGTCTGAACAGGGCGTCGAGCTTGTCCAGCAGCAAACTCTGCACGTCCTCGTCCATCTCCACCAGTTCGGCCACTCCGGAGGCGGAGGGCAGCAGGACGAGCCCGTCTCCGGCCAGGGGGATGACCACGTTTTCGGCCGCGGCCTCACCGAGCAGATCCTGCAGGTTTTTTTCAGGGGAAAGGCCAAGGAGCACGTCCAGGTTGGCCAGCCCCAGGTCGGCGTCCAGCAGGATAAGGGAATTGCCGAGGTCATGCAGGGCAAAACAGAGGTTCAGGGCGAGATTGGTCTTGCCTACGCCGCCTTTGCCGCTGGCAACGGCGATGCTGAGTGTCGTGTTGACTTCTGTCATATCGGTCCTTGTTCTACTCCGCGCTTGATGAAGGGTCGGAGAATGAGGAAAAAAGAAAGCGTTTTTCGTTCTGGTGCACCAGTGACTGCTCCTCGCCATAGCCGAGGTCCAGGATGGGCGAGGTCTCGATCCTGTTCTTTCCGGTCCGCTTGGCGCGGTACAAGGCTTTGTCCGCCTCGGCCAGCAGCTTGACCGGATCAGGGGTCAGTTTGCCCCGATAGCTTGCCACGCCCATGGACATGGTCATGCTGAGCCGGGCGTCGCCACAGGTGATTCGGGTCGTCTGAATGATCGATTGGATGCGCTGCAGGAGCTTCAAGGCCCGGGCCAGTCCCGTGCCGGGCAGCAGCAGGGCGAACTCCTCGCCTCCGATGCGGGCCGCCGTATCGATCATTCTCATTTCGTTAAGCAAGATTGACGCCACGGTCTTGATGACATCGTCTCCGCAGGGGTGTCCATAGGTGTCGTTGACGGCCTTGAAGTTGTCCAGATCCATGATGCACAGTGTCAGTGGCGTCTTGAAGCGCGAGGAGCGTTCGACCTCCATGACCATGGTCTGGTCGAATCCCCGGCGGTTGGCCAGGCCGGTCAATGGATCCAGGCCCTGCAAAACGGTCAGGTGCTCGATGTGTTCCTTGAGCCGCACCAGCGCCGGAAATTTGTCGCCGTGCAGGGGCACGACGACCCAATGCCCCAGATTCTTCTCGCGTAGCCGTTCGGACCAGGACGGATCGGAGCGGATCAATCGAACCAGGGCGGCCACCCCGGAAATGACCGGGGAAAGCCGTAATTCCTGTTCCAGGATCTCAAGTTCGCCCAGCAGCGTCTCGTCAGAAGGAAGATTATGATTTGCCATGCAGGTACAAAAGATAATTGTGTATGAATGCGTCAATGTTGCCGTCGAGCACCGAGTCGACGTTGCTGGTGTCCGTGCCTGTGCGGTGGTCCTTGACCAGACGGTAGGGCTGCAGGGTGTAGGTCCTGATCTGGGAACCAAACGCGATGGCTCCCTTGGCAACATATTCGGCCTGCCGTTCGCTTGCGATTTTTTGCAGCTCGAGTTCGTAAAGGCGGGCTTTCAGGACCTTCATGGCCGCCTCCTTGTTCTTGTGCTGGGATTTTTCGTTCTGGCACTGGGCCACCAGTCCGGTGGGGATGTGCGTCACGCGTACCGCCGAGTCTGTCGTGTTCACGGACTGCCCTCCTGGTCCGCTGGAGCGGAAGATGTCGACCCGGACGTCCTCGTCCCGGATCTCGAT
This DNA window, taken from Desulfomicrobium sp. ZS1, encodes the following:
- a CDS encoding MinD/ParA family protein: MTEVNTTLSIAVASGKGGVGKTNLALNLCFALHDLGNSLILLDADLGLANLDVLLGLSPEKNLQDLLGEAAAENVVIPLAGDGLVLLPSASGVAELVEMDEDVQSLLLDKLDALFRRYNFLILDLGAGISPTVLSFAAMPQERIVVITPEPTSLTDSYALIKVLFTQHQIKNFQVIVNMAESHKEAKNAFERLAQACGHFLNLPISLLGVVHRDPMVTESVRHQVPLLKFAPGCQAAQDIREIAKKIMDRRTRLKDLISRSPILKPLI
- a CDS encoding GGDEF domain-containing protein, which translates into the protein MANHNLPSDETLLGELEILEQELRLSPVISGVAALVRLIRSDPSWSERLREKNLGHWVVVPLHGDKFPALVRLKEHIEHLTVLQGLDPLTGLANRRGFDQTMVMEVERSSRFKTPLTLCIMDLDNFKAVNDTYGHPCGDDVIKTVASILLNEMRMIDTAARIGGEEFALLLPGTGLARALKLLQRIQSIIQTTRITCGDARLSMTMSMGVASYRGKLTPDPVKLLAEADKALYRAKRTGKNRIETSPILDLGYGEEQSLVHQNEKRFLFSSFSDPSSSAE